Proteins from one Cryptomeria japonica chromosome 4, Sugi_1.0, whole genome shotgun sequence genomic window:
- the LOC131028076 gene encoding glycine-rich cell wall structural protein 1.8-like isoform X2, with the protein MAGHGPGGGGGGGGGGGGGPGGGGPGGGQGGGGQGGGQGGGGQGGGGQWGGQGGGGQGGGQWGGQGGGGQWGGQGGGGQGGGGQGGGQGGGGQGGGGQWGGQGGGGQGGGQWGGQGGGGQWGGQGGGGQGGGQGGGGQWGGQGGGQGGGGQRGGQGGGGQGEGDGGGGRGGGGGGGGQGGGGGGGPGGR; encoded by the exons ATGGCTGGTCATGGacctggtggaggtggaggtggaggtggaggtggaggaggagggccTGGCGGTGGAGGGCCTGGTGGCGGCCAAGGAGGAGGAGGTCAAGGGGGCGGTCAAGGAGGAGGTGGCCAAGGAGGAGGTGGTCAATGGGGTGGCCAAGGAGGAGGTGGTCAAGGTGGTGGCCAATGGGGTGGTCAAGGAGGAGGTGGCCAATGGGGTGGCCAAGGAGGAGGTGGCCAAGGAGGAGGTGGTCAAGGTGGTGGCCAAGGAGGAGGTGGCCAAGGAGGAGGTGGCCAATGGGGTGGCCAAGGAGGAGGTGGTCAAGGTGGTGGTCAATGGGGTGGCCAAGGAGGAGGTGGCCAATGGGGTGGCCAAGGAGGAG GTGGTCAAGGTGGTGGCCAAGGAGGAGGTGGCCAATGGGGTGGCCAAGGGGGAGGTCAAGGAGGAGGTGGCCAAAGGGGAGGCCAAGGAGGAGGTGGCCAAGGAGAAGGAGATGGCGGAGGTGgtcgaggaggaggtggtggtggaggtggtcaaggaggaggaggtggtggtggtccTGGAGGACGTTGA
- the LOC131028076 gene encoding glycine-rich cell wall structural protein 1.8-like isoform X1: MAGHGPGGGGGGGPGGGQGGGGQGGGQGGGGQGGGGQWGGQGGGGQGGGQWGGQGGGGQWGGQGGGGQGGGGQGGGQGGGGQGGGGQWGGQGGGGQGGGQWGGQGGGGQWGGQGGGGQGGGGQGGGQGGGGQGGGGQGGGQGGGGQWGGQGGGQGGGGQRGGQGGGGQGEGDGGGGRGGGGGGGGQGGGGGGGPGGR, from the exons ATGGCTGGTCATGGacctggtggaggtggaggtggag GGCCTGGTGGCGGCCAAGGAGGAGGAGGTCAAGGGGGCGGTCAAGGAGGAGGTGGCCAAGGAGGAGGTGGTCAATGGGGTGGCCAAGGAGGAGGTGGTCAAGGTGGTGGCCAATGGGGTGGTCAAGGAGGAGGTGGCCAATGGGGTGGCCAAGGAGGAGGTGGCCAAGGAGGAGGTGGTCAAGGTGGTGGCCAAGGAGGAGGTGGCCAAGGAGGAGGTGGCCAATGGGGTGGCCAAGGAGGAGGTGGTCAAGGTGGTGGTCAATGGGGTGGCCAAGGAGGAGGTGGCCAATGGGGTGGCCAAGGAGGAGGTGGCCAAGGAGGAGGTGGTCAAGGTGGTGGCCAAGGAGGAGGTGGCCAAGGAGGAGGTGGTCAAGGTGGTGGCCAAGGAGGAGGTGGCCAATGGGGTGGCCAAGGGGGAGGTCAAGGAGGAGGTGGCCAAAGGGGAGGCCAAGGAGGAGGTGGCCAAGGAGAAGGAGATGGCGGAGGTGgtcgaggaggaggtggtggtggaggtggtcaaggaggaggaggtggtggtggtccTGGAGGACGTTGA
- the LOC131028076 gene encoding glycine-rich cell wall structural protein 1.8-like isoform X3, which produces MAGHGPGGGGGGGGGGGGGPGGGGPGGGQGGGGQGGGQGGGGQGGGGQWGGQGGGGQGGGQWGGQGGGGQWGGQGGGGQGGGGQGGGQGGGGQGGGGQWGGQGGGGQGGGQGGGGQWGGQGGGQGGGGQRGGQGGGGQGEGDGGGGRGGGGGGGGQGGGGGGGPGGR; this is translated from the exons ATGGCTGGTCATGGacctggtggaggtggaggtggaggtggaggtggaggaggagggccTGGCGGTGGAGGGCCTGGTGGCGGCCAAGGAGGAGGAGGTCAAGGGGGCGGTCAAGGAGGAGGTGGCCAAGGAGGAGGTGGTCAATGGGGTGGCCAAGGAGGAGGTGGTCAAGGTGGTGGCCAATGGGGTGGTCAAGGAGGAGGTGGCCAATGGGGTGGCCAAGGAGGAGGTGGCCAAGGAGGAGGTGGTCAAGGTGGTGGCCAAGGAGGAGGTGGCCAAGGAGGAGGTGGCCAATGGGGTGGCCAAGGAGGAGGTGGTCAAG GTGGTGGCCAAGGAGGAGGTGGCCAATGGGGTGGCCAAGGGGGAGGTCAAGGAGGAGGTGGCCAAAGGGGAGGCCAAGGAGGAGGTGGCCAAGGAGAAGGAGATGGCGGAGGTGgtcgaggaggaggtggtggtggaggtggtcaaggaggaggaggtggtggtggtccTGGAGGACGTTGA